The following coding sequences lie in one Maribacter forsetii DSM 18668 genomic window:
- a CDS encoding saccharopine dehydrogenase family protein — MMRKILVIGAGKSTSYLLDYLLGKAEAEKLEITIGDINPAAIPSSIADHSHCNVVALDIFEDTARQKAIENSDVVISMLPARFHIKVAEDCVHLKKHLVTASYVSPELLSLNEKVKEAGLVFMNEIGLDPGVDHMSAMQVIDRIRDKGGKIILFESFCGGLVAPEHDNNLWNYKFTWNPRNVVLAGQGGTAKFIQEGTYKYIPYHRLFRRTEFFEIEGYGRFEGYANRDSLNYREAYKLQDALTIYRGTMRRVGFSKAWNMFIQLGATDDTYTIENSENMSYREFINLFLPYSPTDSVELKLRHYLKLDQDDIRWDKLIELNLFDNNKIIGIPNATPAQALQKILEDSWTLQPEEKDMIVMYHKFGYELNGEKKQIDSKLVVTGENQTFTAMAKTVGLPVAMAALKILNGDITTPGVQIPITKEVYEPILEELEDYGVNFMEYDIPYLGYNPNSVVN; from the coding sequence ATGATGCGAAAAATTCTTGTTATAGGCGCAGGTAAATCTACCTCTTATCTGTTAGATTATCTTTTAGGAAAAGCGGAAGCTGAAAAATTAGAAATCACCATTGGCGACATTAACCCTGCTGCAATTCCATCATCGATTGCCGACCATTCGCATTGCAACGTTGTTGCTCTTGATATATTTGAAGATACGGCAAGGCAAAAAGCCATAGAAAATTCAGACGTCGTTATTTCTATGCTCCCCGCTCGTTTTCATATAAAGGTTGCAGAAGATTGTGTTCATCTTAAAAAGCATTTGGTTACAGCATCTTACGTTAGCCCAGAACTACTCTCTCTTAATGAAAAGGTAAAAGAAGCGGGATTAGTTTTTATGAATGAAATTGGCTTAGATCCCGGTGTAGACCATATGAGCGCTATGCAAGTGATTGACCGCATAAGAGATAAAGGTGGTAAAATAATATTATTTGAATCTTTCTGTGGTGGTTTGGTGGCCCCGGAACATGACAATAACCTTTGGAACTATAAGTTTACCTGGAATCCTAGAAACGTAGTTCTTGCAGGGCAAGGTGGAACTGCCAAGTTCATTCAAGAGGGCACTTATAAATACATACCTTACCACCGATTATTTAGGCGTACGGAATTTTTTGAAATTGAAGGCTATGGTCGTTTTGAAGGATATGCAAATCGCGATTCGTTAAATTACAGAGAGGCTTATAAATTACAAGATGCACTAACTATTTACAGAGGTACTATGCGTCGTGTCGGCTTTTCCAAAGCATGGAATATGTTCATTCAATTAGGAGCTACTGATGATACCTATACCATCGAAAACTCTGAAAACATGAGTTATCGCGAATTCATTAATCTATTCCTTCCTTACTCACCAACAGATTCCGTGGAATTAAAACTTAGACATTATCTAAAATTGGATCAAGATGATATCCGTTGGGATAAATTAATAGAACTAAATCTTTTTGACAACAATAAAATCATTGGAATACCCAATGCCACACCTGCTCAAGCTCTTCAGAAAATATTAGAAGATAGTTGGACACTTCAACCAGAAGAAAAAGATATGATCGTTATGTATCATAAATTTGGTTATGAATTAAACGGAGAAAAGAAACAAATAGATTCTAAACTTGTAGTTACTGGCGAAAACCAAACGTTTACGGCAATGGCAAAAACTGTGGGTTTACCAGTAGCCATGGCAGCTTTAAAAATATTGAATGGCGATATAACTACACCAGGTGTACAGATACCTATTACTAAAGAAGTGTACGAACCTATATTGGAGGAACTTGAGGATTACGGAGTCAACTTCATGGAATATGACATACCATATTTAGGTTATAATCCAAATTCTGTAGTCAACTAA
- a CDS encoding DUF423 domain-containing protein, with amino-acid sequence MKKTILGTACLFGMLAVVLGAFGAHGLKNLVDAQSVATFETGVRYQMYHAFFLFVLGLLPLEYVKSKKTIYICTVIGIVLFSFSIYLLSLNSLVAFDFKVIGIITPIGGLFLIAAWALMGYGVMKSKFVK; translated from the coding sequence ATGAAAAAAACAATTTTAGGTACTGCGTGTCTATTTGGAATGTTGGCAGTTGTTCTTGGTGCTTTTGGTGCACACGGGTTAAAAAATTTGGTGGATGCACAATCTGTAGCCACTTTTGAGACGGGAGTTAGGTATCAAATGTACCATGCCTTTTTCTTGTTTGTACTTGGGTTGTTGCCTTTGGAATATGTAAAGTCTAAAAAGACCATTTATATATGTACGGTAATTGGTATCGTTTTATTTTCTTTTTCTATTTATCTGCTGTCGTTAAATTCATTGGTAGCTTTTGATTTTAAGGTTATCGGCATCATTACACCTATCGGGGGTTTGTTTTTAATTGCGGCTTGGGCACTTATGGGCTATGGTGTAATGAAATCAAAATTTGTAAAATAG
- a CDS encoding ArnT family glycosyltransferase, translating into MLTKIPKQFYFFLAAIFILNLIQSSFTQLIFDEAYYWYYSQNMAWGYFDHPPMVAVLVKISSFFFNGELGVRFMSCVLSAINIILLWLLIDNPKKNDYIKHFFVLVFSMTLLNAYGFFTLPDTPLLFFTSCFLLTYKHFIKKPTAGLAILLGIFMAALMYSKYHAVLVIFFVLLSNLKLTTNKYAWLAVIIALCCYAPHFYWLYENDFVSIKYHLYERPNGAYRFEKYTLGFFVNLVAIFGLTFPFIYKALFKTKGNDLFNKALIYLTYGVLIFFFVSSFNRRVQTQWIIIVCIPLVIITFNYMLQNKQALTWIYRLGLINTVLIIYLRMGLAYQPLLFNFYYESHGNKEWAKAIEEEVGDIPVVFENSYRNAPMYSFYTDATPTFSLNNFMYRKNQYSIDDSEEQVRGKGVAYVSKYLNNPTFTYTREDGGLYKGKYIDNFQSYRKLDCIVEDIPFALNSEERIDLKIYNPYQKDIDLKKLKFAITYMDDYKSPVETLQMTPESIQTGITALKQQDTTNFIFQLPKTKKENIGYFRVVISENDLLYGLNGKAIHIK; encoded by the coding sequence ATGTTGACTAAAATTCCAAAGCAGTTTTACTTTTTTTTAGCTGCCATATTCATTTTAAATCTTATTCAATCTAGTTTTACGCAACTCATTTTTGACGAGGCCTATTACTGGTACTACAGCCAGAACATGGCTTGGGGCTATTTTGACCACCCACCAATGGTGGCGGTTTTAGTGAAAATAAGCAGCTTCTTTTTTAATGGCGAACTGGGTGTGCGTTTTATGAGCTGCGTGCTATCTGCCATAAATATTATTCTCCTTTGGTTATTGATAGACAACCCTAAGAAGAACGACTACATAAAACATTTCTTTGTGTTGGTCTTTTCAATGACCCTGCTTAACGCCTATGGTTTTTTCACCTTACCAGACACACCGCTATTATTTTTTACTAGTTGTTTTTTGCTTACTTACAAACATTTTATAAAAAAGCCAACCGCAGGCCTAGCTATACTTTTAGGCATATTCATGGCCGCATTGATGTATAGTAAATACCATGCAGTGCTGGTCATATTTTTTGTCTTATTATCCAACCTTAAACTTACTACGAACAAATATGCCTGGCTTGCCGTTATTATTGCGTTATGCTGTTATGCCCCGCATTTTTATTGGTTGTACGAGAACGACTTTGTATCTATTAAATATCATTTATATGAACGCCCCAACGGCGCATACCGATTTGAAAAATACACCTTAGGCTTCTTCGTGAATTTGGTAGCTATTTTTGGTCTGACTTTTCCGTTTATATATAAAGCGTTGTTTAAAACGAAAGGAAACGACCTCTTCAACAAGGCGCTTATCTATCTTACTTACGGTGTACTGATTTTCTTTTTCGTTTCTAGTTTTAACAGAAGGGTTCAAACACAATGGATTATTATCGTTTGCATTCCATTGGTGATTATCACATTCAACTACATGCTACAAAACAAGCAAGCCTTAACTTGGATTTATAGACTAGGACTTATCAATACTGTTCTAATTATTTATTTAAGAATGGGACTTGCATACCAACCTCTACTTTTTAACTTCTATTACGAAAGTCATGGTAATAAAGAATGGGCAAAGGCTATTGAAGAGGAGGTTGGCGATATACCTGTGGTATTTGAAAACTCCTACAGAAATGCACCAATGTATTCTTTTTACACCGATGCTACACCGACCTTTTCTTTGAATAATTTCATGTATCGAAAAAACCAGTATTCAATTGATGATTCTGAGGAGCAAGTTCGCGGCAAAGGTGTAGCTTATGTTTCCAAATATTTAAATAACCCTACTTTTACTTACACTAGAGAAGATGGTGGTTTGTACAAAGGCAAATATATTGACAACTTTCAGTCTTACCGAAAACTAGACTGTATTGTTGAGGACATCCCTTTTGCTTTAAATTCTGAAGAAAGAATAGATTTAAAAATATACAACCCGTATCAAAAGGATATAGACCTTAAAAAGCTGAAATTTGCAATAACATATATGGATGACTACAAAAGCCCTGTAGAAACCCTGCAAATGACTCCAGAATCTATACAAACCGGAATTACAGCCTTAAAACAACAAGACACCACTAATTTTATATTTCAATTGCCTAAAACAAAAAAGGAAAACATTGGTTACTTTAGAGTGGTAATTTCTGAGAACGATCTTTTATACGGTCTAAATGGAAAAGCAATTCACATTAAATAA
- a CDS encoding polyprenol monophosphomannose synthase, which translates to MSSSIVIIPTYNEIENVEAIIRAVFDLQKEFHVLIVDDNSPDKTGDCVRGLQEEFKGKLFLETRLEKSGLGTAYIHGFKWAIAKGYDYICEMDADFSHTPSDLLRLQKACENGADLAIGSRYKKGVNVVNWPLHRVLLSYGASIYVKLITGMRVDDPTAGFVCYKRQVLEAIDLDSVRFVGYAFQIEMKFRAYLKHFKIEEVSIIFRDRVLGKSKMSSSIVSEAIWGVFVMKMRSLFLKNKF; encoded by the coding sequence ATGTCCAGTAGTATCGTAATCATACCTACATATAACGAGATTGAGAATGTAGAGGCTATAATTAGGGCGGTATTTGATTTGCAGAAAGAATTTCATGTACTCATAGTAGATGACAATTCGCCAGATAAAACAGGGGACTGTGTTCGTGGACTTCAAGAAGAGTTCAAGGGTAAATTATTTTTAGAGACCAGATTGGAAAAATCAGGATTAGGTACAGCATATATTCATGGTTTTAAATGGGCAATAGCCAAAGGTTATGACTATATATGCGAGATGGATGCCGATTTTTCACATACCCCGTCAGATTTATTGCGATTGCAAAAAGCCTGTGAAAATGGAGCTGATTTGGCAATTGGTTCTAGATATAAAAAAGGGGTGAATGTAGTTAACTGGCCACTGCATAGGGTATTGTTGTCTTACGGTGCATCCATATATGTAAAGCTCATTACCGGTATGCGCGTAGATGATCCTACCGCTGGTTTTGTATGTTACAAAAGACAGGTGTTAGAAGCTATAGATTTAGATTCGGTTCGTTTTGTAGGCTATGCATTTCAAATAGAAATGAAGTTTAGGGCGTATTTAAAGCATTTTAAAATAGAAGAGGTTTCTATTATTTTTAGAGATCGTGTATTGGGAAAGTCTAAAATGAGTTCATCTATTGTTAGTGAGGCTATTTGGGGTGTGTTTGTAATGAAAATGAGAAGTCTATTTTTAAAAAATAAGTTTTAG
- a CDS encoding Lrp/AsnC ligand binding domain-containing protein, with protein sequence MKTPTSLAKIDGIDKKILRFLMEDARKPVLEIARSIGISGAAIHQRLRKLEASGLLSGSKFIINPKSLGYTTMAYIGIYLDKAMSNPKAVKLLEKIPEVLECHYTTGNWSILIKVLCRDNEHLMQVLNKEIQAIEGVSRTETFISLAQQIDRQITI encoded by the coding sequence ATGAAAACACCTACTTCTTTGGCTAAAATTGACGGAATCGATAAAAAAATATTACGGTTTTTAATGGAAGATGCCCGTAAACCAGTACTTGAAATTGCAAGAAGTATTGGAATATCTGGCGCAGCTATACATCAACGTTTAAGAAAACTAGAAGCATCAGGACTTTTATCTGGATCTAAATTTATAATCAATCCTAAATCATTGGGTTATACTACCATGGCGTATATTGGTATTTATTTAGACAAAGCCATGAGCAACCCAAAAGCCGTAAAGCTCCTTGAAAAAATACCAGAAGTACTGGAATGTCATTATACCACTGGTAATTGGTCTATTCTCATTAAAGTACTTTGTAGAGATAACGAACATTTAATGCAAGTACTTAATAAAGAAATACAAGCTATAGAAGGTGTTTCAAGAACAGAAACCTTCATTTCTTTAGCCCAACAAATTGACAGGCAAATCACTATTTAA
- a CDS encoding uroporphyrinogen-III synthase, with the protein MKVKTILVSQPEPKMENSPYSKLIDKEKVKVDFRPFIHVEGVDAKTVRQQKIDLNDFTAIILTSRNAVDHFFRIADEMRFKVPDSMKYFCQSEAVAYYLQKYVVYRKRKIYVGKRLFTDLVPLIKKYKDEKFLLPSSDVLKQDVPDTLDSLSINWKRAIFYKTVISDLSDLRNVYYDILVFFSPSGIESLLQNFPDFDQKETRIAVFGNSTVDAATDAGLRIDIKAPTPETPSMTMALQKYIISVNK; encoded by the coding sequence ATGAAAGTAAAAACGATTTTGGTCTCGCAACCTGAGCCGAAAATGGAAAACTCCCCCTATTCCAAGCTTATAGACAAAGAGAAAGTAAAGGTTGATTTTAGACCGTTCATACATGTAGAAGGAGTTGACGCAAAAACCGTGCGTCAGCAAAAGATAGATCTGAATGATTTTACTGCTATTATCTTAACAAGTAGAAACGCAGTAGATCATTTCTTTAGAATTGCAGACGAAATGCGTTTTAAGGTGCCAGATTCCATGAAATACTTCTGCCAATCTGAAGCGGTAGCCTATTACCTTCAAAAATACGTGGTCTATAGAAAACGTAAGATTTACGTAGGAAAAAGATTATTCACGGATTTAGTGCCATTGATTAAGAAATATAAGGATGAAAAATTCTTACTTCCTTCTTCAGATGTACTTAAACAAGACGTTCCCGATACTTTAGATTCTCTAAGCATTAATTGGAAAAGAGCTATTTTTTACAAAACTGTTATTAGCGATCTTTCTGATTTACGTAATGTATACTATGACATTTTAGTATTCTTTAGTCCGTCCGGAATTGAGTCTTTATTACAGAATTTTCCAGATTTCGATCAAAAGGAAACTAGAATTGCCGTATTCGGTAACTCTACAGTAGATGCTGCAACCGATGCCGGTTTACGTATAGACATTAAAGCACCAACACCTGAAACACCTTCTATGACCATGGCGTTACAGAAGTACATAATAAGTGTAAACAAATAG
- a CDS encoding glycerate kinase, producing the protein MKLLLIPDKFDGSLTSESFTNAFVDGMKKAGVPFSSRFIKATDGGEGFLKVISNYKPCISVEVISENPLREPIRSYYLYNKEDNSAYIELANASGVDLLPFDERNPMLTTTYGTGIEIKDAVEKGVKHIYIGLGASATNDGGIGIAHALGFDFLNENGVLLPPIGSSLQLIRSIDDSRVSDKLKQVKFYTVHDVINPLFGENGAAYVYAKYKGATDEVIAELNKGLIRLNRVVSDKYNVFLNNVPGAGAAGGAAFGLKTFLNAEFLSAMDFILGLSGLREILDKENFDYIITGEGKIDAQNLNSKLLQGVIGLGKEYNIPVIAICGMLEISKDQLKEIGVFDVFDIQDEYKDLEYNMKHAALLLTAKTAEYFSKK; encoded by the coding sequence ATGAAGCTATTACTAATTCCTGATAAATTTGATGGTTCTTTAACAAGTGAATCATTTACTAATGCCTTTGTTGATGGTATGAAGAAAGCGGGTGTGCCTTTTTCTTCCCGTTTTATTAAAGCAACAGATGGCGGAGAAGGTTTCTTGAAAGTTATTTCCAATTATAAACCATGTATTTCGGTTGAGGTAATAAGTGAGAATCCGTTAAGAGAACCCATAAGATCCTATTACTTATATAACAAAGAGGATAATTCGGCTTACATAGAGCTCGCCAATGCATCGGGTGTTGATTTATTGCCTTTTGATGAACGTAACCCTATGTTGACCACTACGTATGGTACCGGTATTGAAATTAAAGATGCTGTTGAAAAAGGGGTAAAGCATATTTATATAGGGCTTGGCGCAAGTGCTACCAATGATGGTGGTATTGGCATTGCGCATGCTTTAGGTTTTGATTTTTTAAATGAAAATGGAGTACTGTTGCCTCCTATTGGTTCAAGTTTACAATTAATAAGGTCTATTGATGATTCACGTGTGTCTGATAAACTAAAGCAAGTGAAGTTTTATACGGTTCATGATGTAATCAATCCGTTGTTTGGTGAAAATGGAGCAGCTTATGTATATGCAAAATACAAAGGCGCAACAGATGAGGTAATAGCAGAATTGAATAAGGGTTTAATAAGATTGAATAGGGTAGTTTCAGATAAGTATAACGTATTTCTAAATAATGTACCTGGTGCTGGTGCCGCAGGAGGTGCCGCTTTTGGGTTGAAAACTTTTTTAAATGCGGAATTCTTGAGTGCTATGGACTTTATTTTAGGATTGTCTGGCTTAAGGGAAATTTTAGATAAGGAGAATTTTGATTATATAATTACCGGTGAAGGCAAAATTGATGCGCAAAATTTGAATAGTAAATTATTACAAGGCGTTATAGGTTTGGGTAAAGAATATAATATTCCTGTAATTGCCATATGCGGAATGTTAGAAATCTCAAAGGACCAGTTAAAAGAAATAGGTGTTTTTGATGTTTTTGATATTCAAGACGAGTATAAAGATTTGGAGTATAATATGAAGCACGCAGCCCTGCTTTTAACTGCAAAAACAGCTGAATATTTCTCTAAAAAGTAA
- a CDS encoding DUF4271 domain-containing protein: MVSLLFPLIAKSIYYPRFLNFIILPFNNKYITIHSKKEKLFNWFHFLMSVFQIVNLTLFIFFIWRSYLNPTEAKNPYIFPLLLAGVFLFITAKTMAQLFNGFIFNSYNTFNELIFKKLTYLNYAGIVLFIANVFLAYVFIDSQIVIIIALILFFTINIIGWVTVLRNYQKFISSYFFYFILYLCALEIAPLVIMGSFLK; this comes from the coding sequence ATGGTAAGCTTGTTGTTTCCGTTAATAGCCAAAAGTATTTATTACCCACGTTTTTTAAACTTCATCATCCTTCCTTTTAACAACAAGTATATTACTATACATTCGAAGAAAGAAAAGCTGTTTAATTGGTTTCATTTTCTAATGAGCGTGTTTCAAATTGTCAATTTAACCTTATTTATTTTTTTTATTTGGCGTTCATACCTAAATCCTACTGAAGCTAAAAACCCTTACATTTTTCCATTATTACTTGCAGGTGTTTTCCTATTTATAACCGCGAAAACAATGGCGCAGTTGTTCAACGGATTCATATTTAATTCCTACAACACCTTTAATGAGTTGATTTTTAAGAAACTAACCTACCTTAATTACGCGGGCATTGTTCTTTTCATTGCTAATGTGTTTTTAGCATATGTTTTTATTGACTCGCAAATCGTAATTATTATTGCACTAATTCTATTTTTTACAATCAATATAATTGGTTGGGTAACAGTCCTCAGGAATTACCAAAAATTCATAAGCAGCTATTTTTTCTATTTTATTTTGTACCTTTGCGCACTCGAAATTGCACCCTTAGTTATTATGGGAAGCTTTCTAAAATAG
- a CDS encoding SLC13 family permease yields MTKTKLLGLVLGPLSFMLILSFFHPEGLSAQANAVLASTIWIAIWWITEAIPIAVTALLPLVLFPLSGGLDLSSTSSSFGHKYVFLYMGGFIIAIAIEKWNLHRRIALNIINLIGSDVRKIILGFMLATAFLSMWISNTATSVMMLPIGLAIIKQLQDNPDTVEDENKTFGKALMLAIAYSASIGGVATLIGTPPNLVLAGVVLDTYGYEITFMQWFAFGLPISIILIFICWKYLTQYAFSFKQKSFPGGKEEIKRLLSNLGKISYEEKVVAFVFALTAFCWITRSFLLQKILPGLDDTIIAIFFSIVLFLIPSKKKGEQLINWEVAVKMPWGIILLFGGGMALAKGFEVSGLAVWIGSQMTSLSGLPIIILILVLIAAVNFLTEITSNLATTAMLLPVLAPMALTIDVHPFVLMVGAAVAASCAFMLPVATPPNAVVFGSGYLRIPDMVGKGFFMNIISIIILTFFVYFVLPELWEISINSFPQKFK; encoded by the coding sequence ATGACTAAAACAAAATTACTAGGACTAGTCTTGGGTCCTCTTTCTTTTATGTTGATTCTTTCCTTTTTTCATCCAGAAGGACTTTCCGCACAGGCAAATGCAGTCTTGGCATCTACCATTTGGATTGCCATTTGGTGGATTACAGAAGCAATACCAATTGCTGTAACGGCATTGTTGCCATTGGTGCTATTTCCGCTTTCTGGCGGATTGGATTTGTCATCTACCTCAAGTTCTTTCGGTCATAAATATGTATTTCTCTATATGGGCGGGTTCATCATTGCCATTGCCATAGAAAAATGGAATCTCCATAGAAGAATAGCCTTGAATATTATCAACCTCATAGGTTCAGATGTTAGAAAGATTATTCTGGGCTTCATGTTGGCAACTGCTTTTTTATCCATGTGGATTTCCAATACGGCTACTTCGGTAATGATGCTGCCTATCGGTTTGGCGATTATAAAACAGTTACAAGATAACCCAGATACGGTAGAAGATGAAAATAAGACCTTTGGTAAGGCGCTAATGTTGGCAATAGCTTACAGTGCTTCTATAGGCGGTGTGGCTACGCTTATAGGTACACCGCCAAACCTAGTTTTGGCAGGTGTGGTTTTAGATACTTATGGTTATGAAATTACTTTTATGCAATGGTTTGCCTTTGGTTTGCCCATTTCAATTATTCTGATTTTCATTTGTTGGAAGTATTTGACACAGTATGCTTTTAGCTTTAAGCAGAAATCCTTTCCAGGAGGTAAGGAAGAGATCAAACGTTTACTATCCAATCTTGGTAAAATTTCATATGAAGAGAAGGTAGTGGCTTTTGTATTTGCTTTGACTGCATTCTGTTGGATCACGCGCTCGTTTTTATTGCAAAAGATCTTACCAGGCTTAGATGATACTATCATAGCCATATTTTTTTCAATTGTATTATTCTTGATTCCTTCAAAGAAGAAAGGAGAGCAACTCATTAATTGGGAAGTAGCCGTAAAAATGCCGTGGGGTATCATTCTTTTGTTCGGTGGCGGTATGGCATTGGCAAAAGGATTTGAAGTTAGCGGATTGGCGGTATGGATCGGTAGTCAAATGACATCGTTATCTGGGTTACCTATAATAATTCTGATTTTAGTATTGATAGCAGCGGTGAATTTTCTAACTGAAATTACGTCCAATCTGGCAACTACGGCAATGTTGTTACCAGTATTAGCCCCTATGGCGTTAACAATAGATGTGCATCCGTTTGTATTAATGGTGGGTGCTGCGGTTGCGGCATCGTGTGCTTTTATGTTACCGGTTGCTACACCTCCAAATGCAGTGGTTTTTGGTTCAGGTTATCTGAGAATTCCAGATATGGTTGGCAAAGGATTCTTTATGAATATTATTTCTATCATTATATTGACCTTTTTCGTATATTTTGTACTCCCAGAGTTGTGGGAAATTTCAATAAATAGTTTCCCCCAAAAATTCAAATAA
- the pckA gene encoding phosphoenolpyruvate carboxykinase (ATP), which translates to MKSSTTNAHTISLKNYGITHANFHYQETPENLQKATLEMDMGVETSNGTLAVNTGEFTGRSPKDRYIVKDDITKDKIWWGDINIPFEKEKFDALYTKVISYLNEKELFVRDSYACADEDYKLNIRVINEYPWSNMFAYNMFLRPTEAELEDFTPEWTVINAPGFMADTELDGTRQHNFAILNFTDKIALIGGTGYTGEIKKGIFSALNFILPVYKETLPMHCSSNVGEDGDTAIFFGLSGTGKTTLSTDPNRKLIGDDEHGWTSRNTVFNFEGGCYAKVINLSEEQEPEIYGAIKPGAILENVVLDDKGNVDFADTSITQNTRVSYPIHHIDNIQQPSIGKNVKNIFFLTADAFGVLPPISKLTPSQAAYHFISGYTAKVAGTEAGVVEPVPSFSACFGAPFMPLHPTKYAEMLSKKMKESGVDVWLVNTGWTGGPYGVGTRMKLKYTRAMISAALNGDLGLYSYDKYHIHSVFGVAQPRECPGVPTSVLSPRATWNDDEKYYKTAFKLTNAFRENFKKFESYASEEIRRGGPQRYAL; encoded by the coding sequence ATGAAAAGCTCAACGACAAATGCGCATACCATATCCCTAAAAAACTATGGGATTACACACGCCAATTTTCATTATCAGGAAACACCGGAAAATCTCCAAAAAGCCACTCTAGAAATGGATATGGGAGTTGAAACCAGCAACGGTACACTTGCTGTGAATACTGGTGAATTTACAGGTAGATCCCCTAAAGATAGATATATTGTCAAGGACGATATAACAAAAGATAAAATTTGGTGGGGAGATATCAATATTCCATTTGAAAAGGAAAAGTTTGATGCCTTATATACTAAGGTGATTAGTTATTTAAACGAAAAAGAACTTTTTGTTAGGGATAGTTACGCTTGTGCAGACGAAGATTATAAGTTAAATATACGTGTGATCAATGAGTATCCTTGGTCGAATATGTTTGCCTATAATATGTTTTTACGTCCTACAGAAGCAGAATTAGAGGATTTTACGCCAGAGTGGACTGTAATAAACGCACCTGGTTTTATGGCAGATACAGAATTAGATGGAACAAGGCAACATAATTTTGCAATCTTGAATTTCACTGATAAAATTGCATTGATTGGTGGAACAGGATATACAGGGGAAATCAAAAAAGGTATTTTCTCTGCCTTAAACTTTATTCTGCCAGTTTATAAGGAAACATTGCCAATGCACTGTTCGTCAAATGTTGGCGAAGATGGAGATACTGCAATCTTTTTTGGATTATCTGGAACAGGGAAAACAACGTTATCAACAGATCCCAATAGAAAATTAATAGGTGATGATGAGCATGGTTGGACAAGTAGAAATACCGTTTTCAATTTTGAAGGGGGTTGCTACGCAAAGGTGATTAACTTATCTGAAGAACAAGAGCCTGAAATTTATGGAGCTATCAAACCAGGTGCAATACTTGAAAATGTAGTGCTAGATGATAAGGGCAATGTTGATTTTGCCGATACTTCAATTACACAGAATACAAGGGTTAGTTATCCAATTCATCATATAGATAACATTCAGCAACCATCTATTGGTAAGAATGTAAAGAATATTTTCTTTTTAACTGCAGATGCTTTTGGTGTACTGCCTCCAATATCTAAGCTTACTCCTAGTCAGGCTGCATATCACTTTATTTCTGGTTACACAGCTAAAGTTGCGGGTACAGAAGCAGGTGTTGTAGAGCCTGTACCATCATTTTCAGCTTGTTTTGGCGCACCTTTTATGCCATTACACCCAACAAAGTATGCTGAAATGTTGAGCAAGAAAATGAAAGAATCTGGTGTAGATGTTTGGCTTGTGAATACAGGTTGGACAGGCGGACCTTATGGAGTTGGAACTAGAATGAAATTAAAGTATACTAGAGCTATGATATCTGCCGCATTAAACGGTGATCTTGGCTTGTATTCATATGATAAGTACCATATTCACTCTGTATTCGGTGTAGCACAACCTAGAGAGTGCCCTGGTGTACCAACTTCTGTATTGAGTCCAAGAGCAACTTGGAACGACGATGAGAAATATTATAAAACTGCATTTAAATTGACAAATGCCTTCAGGGAAAACTTCAAAAAATTTGAAAGTTACGCCAGTGAAGAAATAAGAAGAGGCGGACCACAGCGGTACGCATTATAA